The following are encoded in a window of Gopherus evgoodei ecotype Sinaloan lineage unplaced genomic scaffold, rGopEvg1_v1.p scaffold_66_arrow_ctg1, whole genome shotgun sequence genomic DNA:
- the LOC115643670 gene encoding microtubule-associated proteins 1A/1B light chain 3C-like produces the protein MLRCQSNSHSCSFKQRKSLASRMREAAEIRAKYTTKIPVVVERYRKEKQLPLLDRTKFLVSQNSFMSQFVITLRTRMSLTATQAFYLLVNNKNLPSMSMTMGEVYRDHKDEDGFLYVTYASQETFGCCRLHGPAVTQS, from the exons ATGCTGCGCTGCCAAAGCAATAGCCACAGTTGCTCTTTCAAGCAGAGGAAGAGCCTGG CCAGCAGGATGCGGGAAGCAGCTGAAATCCGGGCAAAGTACACCACCAAGATCCCG gtggtggtggagcGTTACCGGAAGGAGAAGCAGCTGCCTCTGTTGGATAGGACCAAATTTCTGGTTTCCCAGAACTCGTTCATGTCTCAGTTTGTGATCACCCTGCG AACTCGCATGTCCCTGACGGCGACCCAGGCCTTCTACTTGCTAGTCAACAACAAGAACCTGCCGAGCATGAGCATGACCATGGGGGAGGTGTACCGCGACCACAAGGATGAGGATGGCTTTCTCTATGTAACCTATGCTTCCCAGGAGACGTTCGGTTGCTGCCGCTTGCATGGCCCTGCAGTGACTCAGTCATGA